A genomic window from Salmo salar chromosome ssa23, Ssal_v3.1, whole genome shotgun sequence includes:
- the LOC106584301 gene encoding histamine H3 receptor yields the protein MGVYIPESNTSSNFTPGSDSATVHEAGAALPGYMIVILAVLMITLVVVVVAGNALVILAFIVDKSLRNQSNYFFLNLAISDFLVGAFCIPVYIPYILTGRWMLGRTLCKLWLLMDYLLCTASVFNIVLISYDRFLSVTRAVKYRAQQSMTHHAVVKMVTVWVLAFLLYGPAIIFWELVVGKSIVHADECFAEFYCTWYFLFIASMIEFFSPFISVAFFNLSIYLNIQRRNKSRAIRKEDTKARSNRGSLRDGGAALTVFLTCKASSSKPAAVSAVIEKDEELSPSSSGEPSSGHTFMQSKKGPTCRITSRPLQSPTGPSSRSSQGSRLSRDKKIAKSLAIIVCIFGICWAPYTLLMIIRAACSGRCVEHYWYEITFWLLWLNSGINPFLYPLCHSSFRRAFAKILCPNRQSVQPHIETQSC from the exons ATGGGAGTTTATATCCCGGAATCTAATACAAGCTCCAACTTCACTCCCGGCAGCGACTCGGCCACAGTCCACGAAGCTGGAGCGGCTCTCCCGGGCTATATGATTGTGATCCTGGCCGTGCTCATGATAACTCTGGTAGTCGTGGTTGTGGCTGGTAACGCACTTGTTATCCTGGCTTTCATTGTTGACAAGAGCCTAAGAAATCAAAGCAACTACTTCTTCCTCAACCTTGCTATTTCAGATTTTCTTGTTG GTGCCTTCTGCATCCCTGTGTACATCCCCTACATCCTGACAGGCCGCTGGATGCTGGGCAGAACTCTCTGTAAACTGTGGCTCCTCATGGACTACCTGCTGTGTACTGCCTCTGTCTTCAACATCGTCCTCATCAGCTACGACCGATTCCTCTCCGTCACCAGAGCA GTGAAATACAGAGCCCAGCAGAGCATGACCCACCATGCTGTGGTAAAGATGGTGACTGTGTGGGTGTTAGCCTTCCTTCTCTATGGCCCTGCCATCATCTTCTGGGAGCTGGTCGTGGGCAAAAGCATCGTCCATGCCGATGAGTGTTTCGCTGAGTTCTACTGCACCTGGTACTTCCTATTCATTGCGTCTATGATTGAGTTCTTCAGCCCGTTTATCTCTGTGGCCTTCTTCAACCTGAGCATCTACCTGAACATCCAGCGGAGAAACAAGAGCAGGGCTATCCGTAAGGAGGACACCAAGGCACGCAGCAACAGGGGCAGTCTCAGGGACGGGGGTGCTGCCTTGACTGTGTTTTTGACTTGCAAGGCATCATCGAGCAAGCCAGCTGCTGTTTCAGCTGTGATAGAGAAGGACGAGGAGCTGTCGCCGTCCTCCAGTGGGGAGCCTAGTAGCGGACACACCTTCATGCAGAGTAAGAAGGGCCCCACTTGCAGGATCACTTCCAGGCCCCTTCAATCCCCCACCGGGCCCTCCAGCAGGAGCTCACAGGGCTCCCGCCTCTCCCGCGACAAGAAGATTGCCAAGTCGCTGGCCATTATAGTGTGCATTTTTGGGATCTGCTGGGCACCCTACACCCTATTGATGATAATCCGAGCAGCCTGTAGTGGGCGATGTGTGGAGCACTACTGGTACGAGATTACTTTTTGGCTCTTGTGGCTGAACTCTGGTATTAACCCTTTCCTGTACCCTCTTTGCCACAGCAGCTTCCGAAGGGCCTTTGCTAAGATATTGTGCCCCAACCGGCAGTCTGTCCAACCTCATATTGAGACCCAGTCTTGCTAG